One window from the genome of Yamadazyma tenuis chromosome 7, complete sequence encodes:
- the RPL21A_2 gene encoding 60S ribosomal protein eL21 (COG:J; EggNog:ENOG503P285) — translation MGKSHGYRSRTRYAFQRDFKKHGVIPLSTYLKTYKVGDIVDIKVNGAVQKGMPHKFYHGKTGIIYNVTKSSVGIIINKVVGHRYIEKRVNIRVEHIKHSACRQEFLNRVKTNAALKREAKANGEQVSLKRQPAKPRDARIVSTEGNVPQTLAPVPYETFI, via the exons ATGGGTAAATC TCACGGTTATAGATCCCGTACTCGTTACGCCTTCCAACGtgacttcaagaaacaTGGTGTTATTCCTTTATCCACCTATTTGAAGACCTACAAGGTTGGTGATATCGTCGACATCAAAGTGAATGGTGCCGTCCAAAAGGGTATGCCCCATAAGTTCTACCACGGTAAGACTGGTATCATCTACAATGTCACCAAGTCTTCTGTCGGtattatcatcaacaaggttgTTGGCCACAGATATATTGAAAAGAGAGTCAACATTAGAGTTGAACACATCAAGCACTCTGCTTGTCGGCAAGAATTCTTGAACAGAGTCAAAACCAACGCTGCTTTGAAGAGAGAAGCCAAGGCCAATGGTGAACAAGtgtctttgaagagacAGCCTGCTAAGCCAAGAGATGCTAGAATTGTTTCTACCGAAGGTAACGTTCCTCAAACCTTAGCTCCAGTCCCATACGAAACTTTCATTTAA
- a CDS encoding uncharacterized protein (EggNog:ENOG503NUC2; BUSCO:EOG09261OXD; COG:K), translating into MSEDTQSKASQINSEANALKHSDQKTLGTASNVFNNALEFWTKTDLPAIQNQLDQQGIEIKEEQKDSLLNRKNLASKTKEFRKLSDPEKLDQFKSLLKLYQNEIDTLTNKSKKIEGYFFDFYRSIAEAPDPKPLLEISLDSVIESGDVANLKAEINKLNEELSKKADYNQLKKRLLATEQQSAEMLSTKLKAKEDEFKALIDEKESNWQEKEKLLQKQLDDYKNTIEELKTSNEVTELQLNSQNEDLNSNNDNLTILAELQIVSRDAEYSKQRLLEVEKRNEDLRRELSISKNNLQVETLKEGFNRKISELESENVLLIAELEQSRKSIKNTTSNNNKHLEYLNKEIKQLKSEISDLKVKANKTKDYDEIKSELHFLRQIEFEDDEADSEEDGEDDADSSSLSLNYKTKNKVDSLLIKRNKALNNELVTYRSEHDALVSKLQSLEKELADCTAQITNITQKNQRLEDELSKFDKVSNFNDNMSMISGWKPAGSIIAPSLNSLSTSNNNNDESSILPLITKQRDRFRDRTNELDNEVKKQHTVINDLKRTINKLKKDNEELYERTRYLAATSNNSKSRSTLQPKRNSDLESNNPYKSSYESKLHPIEQFRIQEQERISSRLSPFERIFISLTRAILATRTTRMLFLLYCVGLHLIVMLITIHTTGINTRMIPEVGINTSTGGEASPNI; encoded by the coding sequence ATGAGTGAAGATACCCAAAGTAAAGCATCCCAGATAAACTCTGAGGCCAACGCTCTCAAGCACAGCGACCAAAAGACTTTGGGGACAGCATCCAATGTCTTTAACAATGCGTTGGAGTTTTGGACCAAAACTGATTTGCCAGctattcaaaatcaattaGATCAACAAGGGATTGAAATTAAAGAGGAGCAAAAGGATTCTCTTTTGAACAGAAAGAACTTAGCTTCGAAGACCAAAGAGTTCCGGAAGCTTTCTGATCCTGAAAAACTCGACCAATTCAAAAGTTTGCTCAAATTGTACCAAAATGAAATTGACACCTTGACAAATaagctgaagaagattgaaggttatttttttgatttctACCGGTCAATTGCAGAAGCTCCCGATCCAAAGCCTTTATTGGAGATCAGTCTAGACAGCGTGATTGAGAGTGGAGATGTTGCTAATTTGAAGGCggaaatcaacaagttgaacgagGAATTGAGTAAAAAGGCCGATTATAATCAGCTTAAAAAGAGACTACTTGCAACTGAGCAACAATCAGCGGAAATGTTAAGCACGAAGCTTAAGGCTAAAGAGGACGAGTTCAAGGCGTTGATCGACGAGAAGGAGTCCAATTGgcaagaaaaagaaaaattaCTCCAGAAGCAATTAGATGATTACAAGAAcacaattgaagaattaaAGACCTCTAATGAGGTTACCGAACTTCAATTGAACTCACAAAATGAAGATTTGAATTCCAATAATGATAACTTGACAATCTTGGCCGAGTTGCAGATTGTTTCTAGAGATGCTGAATACAGTAAGCAGAGACTTTTGGAAGTAGAAAAGCGTAATGAAGACTTGAGAAGAGAGCTTTCGATTCTGAAGAACAATTTACAAGTTGaaactttgaaagaaggGTTCAACCGCAAGATTAGCGAATTAGAAAGTGAGAACGTGTTGTTAATAGCCGAGCTTGAACAATCAAGAAAGTCCATCAAAAATACCACCAGTAATAACAACAAGCATCTTGAATATTTGAATAAAGAGatcaagcaattgaagAGTGAGATATCAGACTTGAAAGTTAAAGCCAATAAGACAAAAGACTATGATGAGATCAAATCTGAGCTCCATTTCTTGAGGCAgattgagtttgaagatgatgaggctgattcagaagaagatggcGAAGATGACGCTGACTCTAGCAGTCTCTCCCTTAACTATAAAACCAAAAATAAGGTTGACAGTTTACTCATCAAGCGAAATAAGGCCTTAAATAACGAGCTTGTGACTTATAGATCAGAACATGATGCGCTTGTATCAAAGCTCCAATCGTTGGAAAAAGAATTAGCTGATTGCACGGCCCAAATCACTAACATTACACAGAAAAATcagagacttgaagatgaattaTCTAAATTCGATAAGGTCAgcaacttcaatgataacaTGAGCATGATAAGTGGGTGGAAGCCTGCTGGGAGCATTATTGCCCCTTCTTTGAACTCGCTAAGTACCAGCAATAACAACAACGACGAATCGTCTATTCTTCCacttatcaccaaacaaaGAGATCGGTTCAGAGATAGAACCAACGAACTCGACAATGAAGTCAAAAAACAACACACAGTCATCAATGACCTCAAACGaaccatcaacaaactcaagaAGGATAACGAGGAGCTTTACGAAAGAACCCGGTATCTTGCAGCTACCAGTAATAATAGCAAAAGCAGAAGCACATTGCAACCTAAACGAAACTCCGACTTGGAGAGTAACAACCCCTACAAGAGCAGCTACGAGTCCAAGCTCCATCCCATTGAGCAGTTCAGaattcaagaacaagagagaatatcatcaagacTTTCGCCGTTTGAGCGAATCTTTATTAGCTTGACAAGAGCGATTCTAGCCACTAGAACCACCAGAATGTTATTTTTGCTCTACTGTGTCGGTTTGCACTTGATAGTCATGCTTATAACCATCCACACAACTGGTATCAATACTCGAATGATTCCCGAAGTTGGTATCAATACCAGTACTGGTGGTGAGGCTCTGCCAAATATATAG
- the RPS9B gene encoding 40S ribosomal protein uS4 (EggNog:ENOG503NU1W; COG:J) encodes MPRAPRTYSKTFAVPKQPYESARLDSELKLAGEFGLKNKREIYRINFQLSKIRRAARDLLTRDEKDPKRLFEGNALIRRLVRIGVLSEDKMKLDYVLALNVEDFLERRLQTQVFKLGLARSIHHARVLITQRHIAVGKQIVNIPSFMVRLDSQKHVDFAHNSPYGGGRAGRVKRRNQAKGAESGDAEEDEE; translated from the exons ATGCCTC GTGCCCCAAGAACCTACTCTAAGACTTTCGCTGTCCCAAAGCAGCCTTATGAATCTGCCAGATTAGATTctgagttgaagttggccGGTGAATTCGGTTTAAAGAACAAGAGAGAAATCTACAGAATTAACTTTCAATTGTCTAAAATCAGAAGAGCTGCTCGTGATCTTTTGACCAGAGACGAAAAGGACCCAAAGAGATTATTCGAAGGTAATGCTTTGATTAGAAGATTGGTGAGAATTGGTGTTTTGTCTGAAGACaagatgaagttggatTACGTGTTGGCTTTAAACgttgaagatttcttggAAAGAAGATTGCAAACCCaagtgttcaagttgggattGGCCAGATCTATTCACCACGCCAGAGTCTTGATTACCCAAAGACACATTGCTGTTGGTAAGCAAATTGTTAACATTCCATCTTTCATGGTCAGATTGGACTCTCAAAAGCACGTTGACTTTGCTCACAACTCTCCATacggtggtggaagagCTGGAAGAGTtaagagaagaaaccagGCTAAGGGTGCTGAATCCGGTGATGCtgaagaggatgaagaataA
- a CDS encoding uncharacterized protein (EggNog:ENOG503PZKZ), with amino-acid sequence MSENNQDSPKPTKSAVDMDPSDIYVKIGNKQVPFSSINKPHSVLLGPKHHKPQPPTEDFPDLTPAAKAREAELEEKKSS; translated from the coding sequence atgtcAGAAAACAACCAAGATTCTCCTAAACCCACCAAAAGTGCTGTCGACATGGACCCTAGCGATATCTATGTGAAGATTGGCAATAAGCAGGTTCCATTCTCCAGTATTAATAAGCCTCATTCAGTTTTGTTAGGGCCAAAGCACCACAAACCACAACCACCAACCGAGGACTTTCCTGACTTGACTCCAGCCGCCAAGGCTAGAGAAGctgagttggaagaaaagaaaagcCTGTAG